A section of the Mycolicibacterium anyangense genome encodes:
- the dnaJ gene encoding molecular chaperone DnaJ gives MARDYYGLLGVSKGASDQELKRAYRKLAREYHPDVNPDEEAQHKFKEISTAYEVLSDPEKRRIVDLGGDPLENGAAGNGFAGFGGLGDVFEAFFGGGTGSRGPVGRVRPGSDSLLRMRLDLAECATGVTKQVTVDTAILCDICQGKGTHGNSTPVTCDICGGRGEVQSVQRSLLGQVMTSRPCPQCRGVGEVIPDPCHRCGGDGRVRARRDISVKIPAGVGDGMRVRLAAQGEVGPGGGPAGDLYVEVHEQPHDIFVRDGDDLHCTVSVPMVDAALGTSVTVDAILDGLTEITIPAGTQPGSVTTLRGHGMPHLRSGVRGDLHAHIDVTVPTKLDARTKELLTEVKSRGQEEAAVRSAHAQTANSGGLFSRLRETFSGR, from the coding sequence GTGGCACGCGACTACTACGGCCTGCTCGGGGTCAGCAAGGGTGCGAGCGATCAGGAGCTCAAACGCGCCTATCGCAAGCTGGCCCGCGAATACCATCCCGACGTCAACCCCGACGAGGAAGCCCAGCACAAGTTCAAGGAGATCAGCACCGCCTACGAGGTGCTCTCCGATCCGGAGAAGCGGCGCATCGTCGACCTCGGCGGTGACCCGCTGGAGAACGGTGCGGCGGGCAACGGCTTCGCCGGGTTCGGCGGTCTCGGCGACGTGTTCGAGGCGTTCTTCGGAGGCGGTACCGGATCGCGCGGTCCGGTCGGTCGGGTCCGGCCCGGCTCGGACTCGCTGCTGCGGATGCGGCTGGATCTGGCCGAGTGCGCGACCGGGGTGACCAAGCAGGTCACCGTCGACACCGCCATCCTGTGCGATATCTGCCAGGGCAAGGGCACCCACGGCAACTCGACCCCGGTCACCTGCGACATCTGCGGCGGCCGCGGCGAGGTGCAGAGCGTTCAGCGCTCACTGCTGGGTCAGGTCATGACGTCCCGTCCGTGCCCGCAGTGCCGCGGCGTCGGCGAGGTGATTCCCGATCCCTGCCACCGCTGTGGCGGCGACGGCCGGGTGCGCGCGCGGCGCGACATCAGCGTCAAGATCCCCGCCGGTGTCGGGGACGGCATGCGGGTGCGGTTGGCCGCCCAGGGTGAGGTCGGGCCGGGCGGCGGTCCCGCGGGCGACCTCTACGTCGAGGTCCACGAACAGCCGCACGACATCTTCGTGCGCGACGGCGACGACCTGCACTGCACCGTTTCGGTGCCGATGGTCGACGCCGCCCTGGGCACCAGCGTCACCGTCGACGCGATCCTGGACGGGCTGACCGAGATCACCATTCCGGCAGGCACCCAGCCCGGATCGGTCACCACGCTGCGTGGTCACGGTATGCCGCACCTGCGTTCCGGCGTGCGCGGTGATCTGCACGCCCACATCGACGTCACTGTCCCGACCAAACTCGACGCCCGTACCAAGGAGCTGCTGACGGAGGTCAAGTCCCGCGGGCAGGAGGAGGCGGCGGTGCGGTCCGCGCACGCCCAGACGGCCAACTCCGGCGGGCTGTTCAGCCGGCTGCGGGAAACCTTCAGCGGCCGCTGA